Proteins found in one Thalassophryne amazonica chromosome 1, fThaAma1.1, whole genome shotgun sequence genomic segment:
- the cpb2 gene encoding carboxypeptidase B2 — protein MPINNVLLTLCWNILLLFPGLESDIMKTLLVVLMILGRGCCTETHDQILSITPKTQGQVETLKNISTQFETVLWQPVAPGYINQEDQVHLFVPANSSQTVKDLLQKDAITYEVLLANTKELIELQMRNESTDPRSSSNYYEKYHSLEDIYYWINRTTQEHPSMVKVLLIGSSYEKRPLYALKLSVGETPNKKAMWIDCGIHAREWISPAFCLWIVQYSLSFYRKNYDITQILDNMDIYVLPVMNPDGYKYTWTTDRMWRKNRSLSKGSTCIGVDLNRNFDANWCTEGASHEPCDEIYCGAFPESEPESQAVADFLRSHKDSVQLYLTIHSYSQMLLFPYSCTIEEADNHNELLEMAKEAALKIRRYYRNTYKYGAGAKTIYLAPGASDDWAYKLGMNYSFTFELQDRGHYGFLLPPSHIARACKEALIAAKSIALSVIEKTRDPTNPLDGLQTI, from the exons ATGCCAATCAATAATGTTCTCCTAACTCTGTGCTGGAACATACTGTTGTTATTTCCAGGTTTGGAGTCAGACATTATGAAGACACTTTTGGTGGTTTTGATGATTTTGGGAAGGGGGTGCTGCACCGAAACACA tgaccaaattctaTCCATAACCCCAAAAACACAGGGTCAGGTGGAGACCTTGAAGAATATTTCCACCCAATTTGAG ACAGTCTTATGGCAGCCAGTTGCACCTGGTTACATTAATCAAGAGGACCAGGTCCACCTGTTTGTCCCTGCAAACAGCTCACAGACCGTCAAAGATTTGCTTCAGAAAGACGCTATAACATATGA GGTTTTGCTGGCCAACACCAAGGAGTTGATTGAACTCCAGATGAGGAACGAGTCCACAGATCCACGAAGCAGCTCAAATTACTATGAGAAATATCACAGTCTGGAGGAC ATCTATTACTGGATAAACAGGACCACACAGGAGCACCCTAGCATGGTCAAAGTCCTTCTCATCGGCTCCTCGTATGAGAAGCGACCGCTCTACGCTTTGAAG CTGTCTGTGGGCGAAACACCCAATAAGAAAGCAATGTGGATTGACTGTGGGATCCATGCCCGAGAGTGGATCTCCCCTGCTTTCTGTTTATGGATTGTGCAGTAT TCTTTGTCATTTTACAGGAAAAACTATGACATCACTCAAATACTGGACAACATGGACATCTATGTCCTGCCCGTTATGAACCCTGATGGATACAAGTACACGTGGACTACC GACCGGATGTGGAGGAAGAATCGCTCCTTGAGTAAGGGTAGCACGTGCATCGGAGTCGACCTCAACAGAAACTTTGATGCCAACTGGTGTA CGGAGGGAGCCTCCCATGAACCCTGCGATGAAATCTACTGTGGCGCTTTCCCAGAGTCAGAACCAGAGTCACAGGCTGTGGCCGACTTTCTGCGCAGTCACAAGGATTCTGTTCAGCTCTATCTCACCATTCACTCCTATTCGCAAATGCTGCTCTTCCCCTATTCCTGCACCATTGAGGAGGCGGACAACCACAATGAACTg CTTGAGATGGCCAAAGAAGCAGCTCTGAAAATCAGACGGTATTATAGAAATACCTACAAATATGGTGCTGGAGCAAAGACAATAT ATCTGGCTCCTGGTGCTTCTGATGACTGGGCTTACAAACTGGGAATGAACTACTCCTTCACGTTTGAGCTCCAGGACCGCGGTCATTATGGCTTCCTCCTGCCCCCGTCTCATATTGCCAGAGCCTGCAAAGAAGCTCTGATTGCTGCCAAGAGCATTGCTCTCAGTGTCATAGAGAAAACAAGAGATCCAACAAACCCTCTTGATGGGCTTCAAACTATCTAA
- the LOC117517054 gene encoding GDP-Man:Man(3)GlcNAc(2)-PP-Dol alpha-1,2-mannosyltransferase-like, with translation MSAHDQLVLCLCELTRLLWKLLLPLLFLCALLTAVLVLLVLGVRFWLQSSRNARWARDGCPTVAFFHPYCNAGGGGERVLWCAIRTLQNRYAGINFVVYTGDLGVTSQQILQGARRRFNIMLPRPVQFVFLRHRLLVEPSLFPHFTLLGQSMGSIFLGWEALMEFVPDLYVDTMGYAFTLPLFRYLGGCSVASYVHYPTISTDMLSVVRERNPRFNNPHFVSNSLFLSAFKVVYYCMFALLYGMAGSCSDLIMVNSSWTLDHILSLWRAPNRTTVIYPPCDVGTFLDIPLEEDKEKKCHSIISVGQFRPEKDHRLQIRAFKKVLDKRGEGCREGLKLVLIGGCRNQEDEDRVLMLRGLCQQLGVADRVEFKLNVPFEELKREMGEATIGLHTMWNEHFGIGIVECMAAGKVILAHKSGGPKLDIVVPFEGGQTGFLADDEDGYAEAIERILALPPASQLQIRQNARQSVARFSDQEFETCFHAALEPLMRTLER, from the exons ATGTCGGCGCACGATCAGCTGgtcctgtgtttgtgtgaattaACCAG gttGCTGTGGAAGTTGCTGCTGCCTCTGTTGTTTCTGTGTGCGCTGCTGACTGCTGTCCTGGTGCTGTTGGTGCTGGGAGTCCGGTTCTGGCTGCAGAGCAGCAGGAATGCTCGCTGGGCAAGAGACGGTTGTCCCACGGTGGCGTTCTTCCACCCGTACTGTAatgctggtggtggtggggagagGGTGTTGTGGTGTGCCATCAGAACACTACAGAACAG GTATGCAGGCATCAACTTTGTGGTGTACACAGGGGACCTGGGCGTGACCAGCCAGCAGATTCTGCAGGGGGCGCGGCGTCGATTCAACATCATGTTACCCCGACCTGTTCAGTTTGTGTTCCTGAGGCACCGGTTGCTGGTGGAACCAAGTCTGTTTCCTCACTTCACCCTGCTGGGCCAAAGCATGGGCTCCATCTTTCTGGGATGGGAGGCGCTAATGGAATTTGTCCCAGACCTGTACGTTGACACAATGGGCTACGCCTTCACCCTCCCCCTGTTCCGCTACCTGGGAGGCTGTAGCGTGGCCAGTTATGTTCACTACCCCACCATCAGCACCGACATGCTGTCTGTGGTGAGAGAGAGGAACCCCAG GTTCAACAACCCACACTTCGTGTCCAACAGCCTGTTCCTGAGTGCCTTTAAGGTGGTCTACTACTGCATGTTCGCCCTGCTTTACGGCATGGCTGGCTCCTGCAGCGACCTCATTATGGTCAACTCCTCCTGGACCCTGGATCACATCCTGTCACTGTGGCGTGCGCCCAATCGCACCACTGTCATCTACCCACCCTGTGACGTTGGCACGTTCTTGGACATCCCCCTAGAAGaggataaagaaaaaaaatgtcactccATCATTTCCGTTGGGCAGTTCAGGCCTGAGAAGGACCACCGGCTGCAGATCAGAGCTTTCAAGAAGGTGTTAGACAAGCGAGGGGAGGGTTGCAGGGAGGGGCTGAAGCTGGTTCTCATTGGTGGATGCAGGAACCAGGAGGATGAGGATCGGGTCCTCATGCTGAGGGGTCTGTGCCAGCAGCTGGGTGTGGCTGACAGGGTGGAGTTTAAACTGAACGTACCCTTTGAGGAGCTAAAAAGAGAGATGGGCGAAGCCACAATCGGACTTCATACCATGTGGAATGAACATTTTGGGATCG GCATTGTGGAGTGCATGGCAGCAGGGAAGGTCATCCTGGCCCATAAATCCGGTGGTCCGAAACTGGATATCGTGGTTCCGTTTGAGGGAGGTCAGACTGGTTTTCTGGCTGATGATGAGGATGGCTACGCGGAAGCCATAGAGAGGATTCTGGCTCTGCCGCCGGCCAGCCAGCTGCAGATCAGACAGAATGCCCGTCAGTCTGTGGCTCGCTTCTCGGATCAAGAGTTTGAAACCTGCTTTCATGCTGCTTTGGAACCGCTGATGAGAACACTGGAACGATGA